In a genomic window of Gossypium arboreum isolate Shixiya-1 chromosome 9, ASM2569848v2, whole genome shotgun sequence:
- the LOC108454172 gene encoding glycerol-3-phosphate dehydrogenase [NAD(+)] GPDHC1, cytosolic yields the protein MVGSIDTLHRSLNSNGSFYNFNGLEEKLDELRHLLCKSDGDPLRIVSVGAGAWGSVFAALLQDSYGQFRDKVQIRIWRRPGRAVDRATAEHLFEVINSREDVLRRLIRRCAYLKYVEARLGDRTLFADEILKDGFCLNMIDTPLCPLKVVTNLQEAVWDADIVVNGLPSTETRDVFQEISNYWKERITVPIIISLSKGIEAALQPLPHIITPTQMINRATGVPIENILYLGGPNIASEIYNKEYANARICGAEQWRKPLAKFLRQPHFIVWDNSDLVTHEVMGGLKNVYAIGAGMVAALTKESATSKSVYFAHCTSEMIFITHLLAEEPEKLAGPLLADTYVTLLKGRNAWYGQMLAKGELSRDMGDSISGKGMIQGVSAVGAFYELLSQSSLSVLHPDGNKPVAPVELCPLLKTLYKILITREKTAEAILQALRDETLNDPRERIEIAQTHAFYKPSLLGQP from the exons ATGGTAGGGAGTATAGACACATTGCACCGGAGTTTGAACTCAAATGGATCTTTTTACAACTTTAATGGTTTGGAGGAGAAACTTGATGAGCTTCGGCACCTTCTATGCAAGAGTGATGGTGATCCGTTGAGGATTGTGAGTGTGGGAGCAGGTGCTTGGGGAAGTGTGTTCGCAGCTTTGCTGCAAGATAGCTACGGGCAGTTTCGAGACAAGGTTCAAATCAGAATATGGAGGAGGCCTGGAAGAGCAGTTGATAGAGCTACCGCAGAACATCTCTTTGAAGTGATCAATTCCAGGGAAGATGTATTGAGGAGGTTGATACGACGTTGTGCCTATTTGAAGTATGTTGAGGCTAGGCTAGGCGATCGAACACTATTTGCGGATGAGATTTTGAAAGATGGGTTTTGCTTGAACATGATTGATACGCCACTTTGTCCTTTGAAAGTTGTGACTAATTTGCAGGAAGCTGTTTGGGATGCCGATATCGTGGTAAACGGCTTGCCTTCCACCGAGACACGTGATGTGTTCCAAGAGATCAGCAATTATTGGAAAGAAAGGATCACTGTGCCTATCATTATCTCTTTGTCTAAGGGTATAGAGGCTGCACTGCAACCCCTTCCTCATATCATTACCCCAACACAAATGATTAATCGAGCAA CTGGAGTACCTATAGAGAACATACTCTATCTTGGGGGACCAAATATTGCCTCTGAGATATACAATAAGGAATATGCTAACGCTCGAATATGTGGAGCCGAACAGTGGAGAAAACCCCTAGCAAAGTTCTTAAGACAGCCCCATTTCATTGTATGGGACAACAGTGATCTTGTCACTCATGAAGTCATGGGCGGCCTGAAGAATGTCTATGCCATCGGAGCCG GAATGGTAGCAGCCCTGACCAAGGAAAGTGCTACTAGCAAATCTGTGTATTTTGCACATTGTACATCAGAAATGATATTTATTACCCATTTGTTGGCTGAAGAACCAGAGAAGCTGGCAGGCCCTTTGCTGGCTGACACTTATGTGACATTGTTAAAAGGTCGTAATGCATGGTATGGCCAAATGTTAGCCAAAGGAGAACTAAGTCGAGATATGGGTGATAGCATCAGCGGAAAAGGAATGAttcag GGAGTGTCTGCAGTAGGAGCATTTTATGAACTTCTGAGTCAATCGAGCTTAAGTGTGTTGCATCCAGATGGAAACAAGCCTGTTGCCCCTGTTGAGTTGTGCCCTCTATTGAAGACGCTCTACAAAATTCTTATAACAAG GGAGAAGACGGCTGAAGCGATTCTGCAGGCACTGAGGGATGAAACCCTGAATGATCCTCGAGAGCGCATTGAGATTGCCCAGACACATGCATTCTATAAACCTTCACTTCTAGGCCAGCCTTGA